From a single Tursiops truncatus isolate mTurTru1 chromosome 20, mTurTru1.mat.Y, whole genome shotgun sequence genomic region:
- the EVI2A gene encoding protein EVI2A isoform X2: MEHTGHYLHLAFLMTTVFSLSPGTKANYTHLWANNTTVLDPDIQNKMGRSQNENINTNPTTPEVDKKVISTKMPEIATSSHMASLTPKSELELYISSVVRNSSPAVHSVENTSKSHSEIFKKGVCEETNNKMAMLVCLIIIVVLFLICTILFLSTVVLANKVSSLRRSKQVGKRQPRSNGDFLASSGLWPAESDTWKRAKQLTGPNLMMQSTGVLTATRERKDEEGTEKLTN, encoded by the coding sequence ATGGAACACACAGGACATTACCTGCATCTTGCCTTTCTGATGACAAcagttttttctttgtctcctggAACAAAAGCAAACTATACCCATCTGTGGGCTAATAATACTACTGTCTTGGATCCAGATATTCAAAATAAGATGGGCAGAagccaaaatgaaaacattaacacAAACCCTACAACTCCTGAAGTAGataaaaaagttatttctacAAAAATGCCTGAAATAGCAACATCATCTCACATGGCATCTTTAACTCCTAAATCTGAACTGGAGCTTTATATATCTTCCGTTGTCAGGAACAGTTCTCCAGCAGTACATAGCGTTGAAAACACAAGCAAAAGTCACAGCGAAATTTTCAAAAAAGGTGTCTGCGaggaaaccaacaacaaaatgGCTATGCTAGTTTGCTTAATTATAATTGTGGTgctttttcttatctgtacaattttatttctatcaaCTGTGGTTCTGGCAAACAAAGTCTCATCTCTCAGACGATCAAAACAAGTAGGCAAGCGTCAGCCTAGAAGCAATGGCGATTTTCTGGCAAGCAGTGGTCTATGGCCTGCTGAATCAGACACTTGGAAAAGAGCAAAACAGCTCACAGGGCCTAACCTAATGATGCAATCTACTGGAGTGCTCACAGctacaagggaaagaaaagatgaagaaggAACTGAAAAACTCACCAACTAA
- the EVI2A gene encoding protein EVI2A isoform X1, with the protein MITSILTDMEHTGHYLHLAFLMTTVFSLSPGTKANYTHLWANNTTVLDPDIQNKMGRSQNENINTNPTTPEVDKKVISTKMPEIATSSHMASLTPKSELELYISSVVRNSSPAVHSVENTSKSHSEIFKKGVCEETNNKMAMLVCLIIIVVLFLICTILFLSTVVLANKVSSLRRSKQVGKRQPRSNGDFLASSGLWPAESDTWKRAKQLTGPNLMMQSTGVLTATRERKDEEGTEKLTN; encoded by the coding sequence ATTACCAGTATACTCACGGACATGGAACACACAGGACATTACCTGCATCTTGCCTTTCTGATGACAAcagttttttctttgtctcctggAACAAAAGCAAACTATACCCATCTGTGGGCTAATAATACTACTGTCTTGGATCCAGATATTCAAAATAAGATGGGCAGAagccaaaatgaaaacattaacacAAACCCTACAACTCCTGAAGTAGataaaaaagttatttctacAAAAATGCCTGAAATAGCAACATCATCTCACATGGCATCTTTAACTCCTAAATCTGAACTGGAGCTTTATATATCTTCCGTTGTCAGGAACAGTTCTCCAGCAGTACATAGCGTTGAAAACACAAGCAAAAGTCACAGCGAAATTTTCAAAAAAGGTGTCTGCGaggaaaccaacaacaaaatgGCTATGCTAGTTTGCTTAATTATAATTGTGGTgctttttcttatctgtacaattttatttctatcaaCTGTGGTTCTGGCAAACAAAGTCTCATCTCTCAGACGATCAAAACAAGTAGGCAAGCGTCAGCCTAGAAGCAATGGCGATTTTCTGGCAAGCAGTGGTCTATGGCCTGCTGAATCAGACACTTGGAAAAGAGCAAAACAGCTCACAGGGCCTAACCTAATGATGCAATCTACTGGAGTGCTCACAGctacaagggaaagaaaagatgaagaaggAACTGAAAAACTCACCAACTAA